Proteins from a single region of Bremerella sp. JC817:
- the nirB gene encoding nitrite reductase large subunit NirB, with amino-acid sequence MVTDDPQTIVVIGNGMVGHRFVEKLVEFDQARQYKIVTFCEEPRAAYDRVGLTSFFAHRDAEKLMIARLEWYQEHGVEIHLGDRAGKIDRENQIVKSDKGVQIHYDYVVFATGSYPFVPPVEGINKHGVYVYRTIEDLEKIIHHGKTAQNCAVIGGGLLGLEAAKAAFDLGMKTHVIEFAPRLMPRQVDDRGSKLLVQKIEDLGVDVHLNKGTKEIQGDGKVERMVFTDDTTLDVDMIIVSAGIRPRDEVARDAGIDVGPRGGISVDDHLRTSDSKVFAIGEVALHSGMIYGLVAPGYEMAEIVAANLCGQDRQFAGTDLSTKLKLMGVDVASFGNYEASDDISTSMVIEDPFQGSYKKLLFSKDGKTLLGGILVGDASEYGTLSIFAKSGDPLPCSPSELMGTSGDGGGAAALGGAASMPDSAQICSCNNVTKGQICAAIRDNDLITPAEVKKCTSAGGGCGGCMPLVTDILSAELAAAGKSLSKDLCEHFAYSRQELFEIVKIKEIKSFDELLASHGKGDGCETCKPAVASILASLWNDHILETSHKTLQDTNDRFLANIQRDATYSVVPRVAGGEITPDKLIVLGEVAKKYNLYTKITGGQRVDLFGAKVQDLPDIWSELIDAGFESGHAYGKAVRTVKSCVGSTWCRYGVGDSVGFAIRIENRYRGIRAPHKLKFAVSGCVRECAEAQGKDVGLIATENGYNLYVCGNGGANPRHADLLVADIDEETAVKYMDRFLMYYIMTADKLTRTSVWLEKMEGGLDHIRDVVINDSLGICDELESRMQTLVDTYQCEWKSVVEDPEKRAFFKQFVNTDESEPSIEIITERDQQRPADWPEGNISLVELKGLDGQVISHEPAPEETLSWIPMGMETDFPVNGGAAVKYGDVQIAIFRATTHSDWYACQNMCPHKNAFVLSRGIIGDAAGVPKVACPLHKKSFSLETGECLTGEEFKLQVFPVKLDNGQVFVQLPPQETLNASLATKLHCISACDAPKSRQMAFVAS; translated from the coding sequence ATGGTGACAGACGACCCACAAACCATCGTGGTAATTGGCAACGGCATGGTTGGGCATCGCTTTGTCGAGAAGCTGGTCGAGTTCGATCAGGCCCGGCAGTACAAGATTGTCACGTTTTGCGAAGAGCCTCGCGCTGCGTACGATCGCGTCGGACTGACCTCGTTCTTTGCCCACCGCGACGCCGAGAAGCTGATGATCGCGCGGCTGGAGTGGTATCAAGAGCATGGCGTCGAGATCCACCTCGGCGATCGCGCTGGCAAGATCGACCGCGAGAACCAAATCGTCAAGTCCGACAAAGGGGTGCAAATCCATTACGACTACGTCGTGTTCGCGACCGGTTCGTACCCGTTCGTTCCGCCGGTCGAAGGGATCAACAAGCATGGTGTTTATGTCTATCGCACCATCGAAGACCTTGAGAAGATCATCCACCACGGCAAGACCGCCCAGAACTGCGCGGTAATCGGTGGTGGTCTGCTCGGCCTGGAAGCGGCCAAGGCTGCCTTCGACTTGGGCATGAAGACCCACGTAATCGAGTTCGCACCCCGTCTGATGCCTCGCCAAGTCGACGATCGTGGCTCGAAGCTACTGGTTCAAAAGATCGAGGACCTCGGCGTCGACGTGCACTTGAACAAGGGAACCAAAGAAATCCAAGGCGATGGCAAAGTCGAGCGGATGGTCTTCACCGATGACACGACCCTCGACGTCGACATGATCATCGTCTCGGCTGGCATTCGACCGCGAGACGAAGTGGCCCGGGATGCTGGGATCGATGTCGGTCCGCGTGGCGGGATCTCGGTCGACGATCATCTTCGCACGTCCGATTCCAAAGTGTTCGCGATTGGCGAGGTCGCGCTGCACTCGGGCATGATCTACGGGTTGGTGGCTCCTGGCTACGAGATGGCCGAGATCGTTGCCGCCAATCTCTGCGGACAAGATCGCCAGTTCGCCGGAACCGATCTTTCGACCAAGCTGAAGCTGATGGGGGTCGATGTCGCCAGCTTCGGCAACTACGAAGCGAGCGACGACATCAGCACCTCGATGGTGATCGAAGACCCATTCCAGGGATCGTACAAAAAGCTGCTCTTCAGCAAGGATGGCAAGACCTTGCTCGGCGGCATTCTGGTGGGCGATGCCTCCGAGTATGGCACGCTTTCGATCTTCGCCAAGAGTGGCGATCCGCTACCGTGCTCGCCGAGTGAATTGATGGGCACCAGCGGCGATGGCGGCGGAGCGGCAGCCCTGGGTGGGGCAGCTTCGATGCCGGATAGCGCCCAGATTTGCTCGTGCAATAATGTCACCAAGGGACAGATCTGCGCAGCCATTCGCGACAACGACTTGATCACCCCAGCGGAAGTCAAGAAGTGTACTTCGGCGGGCGGCGGCTGTGGTGGCTGCATGCCGCTGGTGACCGACATCCTTTCAGCCGAACTGGCAGCCGCAGGCAAATCGCTCAGCAAAGACCTGTGCGAACACTTCGCCTATTCACGGCAGGAACTGTTCGAGATCGTCAAAATCAAAGAGATTAAATCGTTCGACGAATTGCTCGCCTCTCATGGTAAAGGGGATGGCTGCGAAACCTGCAAACCAGCGGTCGCTTCGATCCTGGCTTCGCTGTGGAACGACCACATCCTGGAGACCTCCCACAAAACGCTGCAAGACACGAACGATCGCTTCCTGGCGAACATCCAGCGCGACGCCACCTACAGCGTCGTTCCGCGTGTTGCCGGTGGCGAGATCACTCCGGACAAGCTGATTGTCCTGGGCGAAGTCGCCAAGAAGTACAATCTGTACACGAAGATCACCGGCGGCCAGCGTGTGGACTTGTTCGGAGCGAAAGTGCAAGATCTGCCCGACATCTGGTCCGAACTGATCGACGCCGGGTTTGAAAGCGGGCATGCCTATGGCAAAGCGGTCCGTACTGTGAAGAGCTGCGTCGGCAGTACCTGGTGCCGCTACGGCGTGGGCGATTCGGTTGGGTTCGCCATTCGAATCGAAAACCGTTACCGCGGAATTCGTGCTCCGCACAAACTGAAGTTCGCCGTCAGTGGCTGCGTGCGGGAATGTGCCGAAGCTCAGGGCAAAGACGTCGGGCTGATCGCGACCGAGAACGGCTACAACTTGTATGTCTGCGGCAATGGCGGTGCCAATCCACGGCATGCCGACTTGCTGGTCGCCGACATCGACGAAGAAACGGCCGTCAAATACATGGACCGTTTTTTGATGTACTACATCATGACCGCCGACAAACTGACGCGAACGAGCGTCTGGCTCGAGAAGATGGAAGGGGGCCTCGATCACATTCGCGACGTGGTGATCAACGACTCGCTCGGGATCTGCGACGAACTGGAATCGCGGATGCAGACGCTGGTCGATACCTACCAATGTGAATGGAAGTCGGTCGTTGAAGATCCGGAAAAGCGGGCCTTCTTCAAACAGTTCGTCAACACCGACGAATCGGAACCAAGTATCGAGATCATCACCGAACGTGACCAGCAGCGACCTGCCGATTGGCCGGAAGGGAATATCTCGTTGGTCGAATTGAAGGGGCTCGATGGTCAGGTCATCTCGCACGAACCAGCCCCCGAAGAGACGCTCAGTTGGATTCCGATGGGGATGGAAACCGACTTCCCGGTCAATGGTGGTGCGGCGGTGAAATATGGCGACGTCCAGATTGCCATCTTCCGAGCGACCACGCACAGCGACTGGTACGCCTGCCAGAATATGTGCCCGCATAAGAACGCGTTCGTTCTATCGCGCGGCATCATCGGCGATGCCGCGGGTGTGCCGAAGGTGGCCTGTCCGCTGCATAAGAAGTCGTTCTCGCTGGAAACGGGCGAGTGTCTGACGGGCGAAGAATTCAAGCTGCAGGTCTTCCCGGTGAAACTCGACAACGGACAAGTCTTCGTGCAGTTGCCACCGCAAGAAACCTTGAACGCCTCCCTGGCGACAAAGCTCCACTGCATTTCAGCGTGCGATGCACCCAAGAGCCGCCAGATGGCATTTGTCGCGAGTTGA
- a CDS encoding cytochrome bc complex cytochrome b subunit encodes MKTLIDWIDNRTGIRHAVNEALYENIPGGSRWRYVWGSTLVFAFMVQLITGIFLWASYSPNAKGAWESVYFIQYEMQGGWMVRGIHHFMAQMMIVLLAVHFLQVVIDGAYRAPREFNFWTGLILMQIVLGLSLTGYLLPWDQKGFWATRVATNLAGLLPWIGDDVQKIVVGGTDYGHATLTRFFALHAGVLPAALIGVLFLHMVLFRRHGVTAIGADKRPAAYFWPDQVLKDAVACLAVMAVVMFFVLRGFFFAGEDHSGLPIEAHLGAELGAPADPSTPFSAARPEWYFLFLFQFLKYFPGEAEIYGAIVIPIVIMTSLFLMPLVGNWKIGHGFNIALIVALLGGAGFLTFVAIQEDRANESYHLATEEAERNAIRAIQLVQAPTGIPETGAVSLMRNDPKTQGPVLFAANCNSCHAYNPVAELLPFDSLRGEGLVPPAPVSGPNLYGFGTSKWVKAFLTPNPVRMEAEIVRKDEERAGKLGPQQSNDPKEIEVVPINSFHFFGGTSHLEGEMAGYVTETMSDTDEWSDEDLAAIVAALAAQSGIESEAELGPGKIARGNELLVSEDHCAMCHNYDAESDYGDAVDLNGFGSRQWLMDFISNPSATRFYGDNNDRMPAFNEDPHNEVSNRISRRDLEIIVDWLRTDWYEPHPAVTGTQNEEPSPEVDAEVPTS; translated from the coding sequence ATGAAAACGCTGATCGATTGGATCGACAACCGAACTGGCATTCGTCACGCCGTCAACGAAGCACTCTACGAGAACATCCCTGGCGGTTCGCGCTGGCGCTATGTTTGGGGCAGCACGCTGGTGTTCGCCTTCATGGTGCAGCTGATTACCGGCATCTTCCTGTGGGCGTCGTACAGTCCGAATGCGAAGGGAGCGTGGGAGAGCGTCTACTTCATTCAGTACGAAATGCAGGGAGGCTGGATGGTGCGTGGGATCCACCACTTCATGGCCCAGATGATGATCGTGCTGCTGGCCGTGCACTTTCTGCAAGTGGTGATCGACGGAGCGTATCGCGCGCCGCGTGAATTCAACTTCTGGACCGGGCTGATCTTGATGCAGATCGTGCTTGGTCTCTCGCTGACCGGCTACTTGTTGCCGTGGGACCAGAAAGGTTTCTGGGCGACGCGTGTCGCAACAAACCTCGCCGGCTTGCTGCCTTGGATTGGGGACGATGTGCAGAAGATCGTGGTCGGCGGAACCGATTATGGTCACGCCACCCTAACCAGGTTCTTCGCCTTGCATGCTGGCGTTTTACCAGCGGCCCTGATCGGCGTTTTGTTCCTGCATATGGTGCTGTTTCGTCGGCATGGTGTGACCGCCATTGGTGCCGATAAACGTCCCGCTGCTTACTTTTGGCCCGACCAGGTCTTGAAGGACGCGGTTGCGTGTCTGGCGGTGATGGCCGTGGTGATGTTCTTTGTTTTGCGTGGCTTTTTTTTCGCCGGCGAAGATCATTCTGGCTTGCCGATCGAAGCCCACCTCGGCGCAGAGCTTGGTGCCCCTGCCGACCCGTCGACACCTTTCTCGGCGGCTCGACCTGAGTGGTACTTCTTGTTCCTGTTTCAGTTTCTGAAGTACTTCCCCGGCGAAGCAGAAATCTATGGTGCGATAGTGATTCCGATCGTCATCATGACCTCGTTGTTTCTGATGCCGCTCGTTGGCAACTGGAAGATCGGGCATGGTTTCAACATCGCCTTGATCGTGGCCCTATTGGGCGGCGCTGGCTTCTTGACCTTCGTCGCGATCCAGGAAGACCGAGCCAACGAGTCGTATCACCTCGCGACCGAAGAAGCAGAACGGAACGCGATCCGCGCGATCCAGTTGGTGCAAGCTCCGACTGGCATTCCAGAGACCGGCGCGGTGTCGTTGATGCGTAACGATCCGAAGACGCAAGGCCCTGTTTTGTTTGCCGCCAACTGCAATAGCTGCCACGCCTACAATCCAGTGGCCGAGTTGTTGCCGTTCGATTCACTGCGTGGCGAAGGGCTAGTACCGCCGGCGCCGGTCTCGGGACCCAACCTGTATGGCTTCGGCACGTCGAAGTGGGTGAAGGCCTTCCTCACGCCGAACCCCGTTCGCATGGAAGCCGAGATCGTTCGCAAAGATGAAGAGCGAGCTGGCAAGCTTGGCCCGCAGCAGTCGAACGATCCGAAGGAAATCGAAGTGGTGCCGATCAACAGCTTCCACTTCTTCGGCGGCACGTCGCACCTGGAAGGCGAGATGGCAGGCTACGTGACTGAAACCATGTCGGACACGGACGAATGGTCGGACGAAGATCTGGCCGCGATCGTGGCGGCGTTGGCGGCTCAAAGCGGGATCGAATCGGAAGCGGAGCTTGGCCCCGGCAAGATTGCCCGAGGCAACGAACTGCTGGTCAGCGAAGACCACTGTGCGATGTGCCACAACTACGACGCCGAGAGTGATTATGGCGACGCGGTCGATCTGAATGGATTTGGTTCGCGGCAGTGGTTGATGGACTTCATCAGTAATCCCTCGGCGACTCGGTTCTACGGCGACAACAACGACCGGATGCCGGCGTTCAACGAAGATCCGCACAACGAAGTCTCGAATCGCATCTCAAGACGAGACCTCGAGATCATCGTCGACTGGCTGCGTACCGACTGGTACGAACCGCATCCGGCCGTCACAGGTACCCAAAACGAAGAGCCATCGCCAGAAGTTGATGCCGAGGTGCCAACTTCTTAG
- a CDS encoding Rieske 2Fe-2S domain-containing protein produces MAKNMESIPPQEDRRGFFSKAAAVVIGGLVGVIPFGAGLATLLDPIFRKGDKGEFRKIAALDAIPDDGFPRRYPVIATQRDAWNVYPNQPIGAIYLRRLPGESTVEAINAVCPHAGCFVDFNREAGDGGLFQCPCHRSDFKPDGERLEPETCPSPRNLDTLEVDQKKLAKGEVWVDFKNFKAGHPEKEPIQ; encoded by the coding sequence ATGGCGAAGAATATGGAATCGATTCCACCTCAAGAGGATCGACGCGGCTTCTTCTCGAAAGCGGCCGCGGTGGTTATTGGTGGTCTGGTTGGCGTCATCCCCTTTGGTGCCGGTCTGGCGACGCTGCTCGACCCGATCTTTCGGAAAGGCGACAAGGGAGAGTTCCGCAAGATCGCGGCTCTCGATGCCATTCCCGATGATGGTTTTCCAAGAAGATATCCCGTGATAGCTACGCAGCGGGATGCCTGGAATGTCTATCCCAACCAGCCGATCGGCGCGATCTATCTGCGACGTCTGCCCGGCGAGTCAACCGTCGAGGCGATCAACGCCGTTTGTCCCCATGCCGGTTGCTTTGTCGACTTCAACCGGGAAGCAGGCGACGGAGGCTTGTTCCAGTGCCCTTGCCACCGCAGCGACTTCAAGCCGGATGGCGAACGGTTGGAACCAGAGACCTGCCCGAGTCCCCGGAACCTCGACACGCTCGAGGTCGACCAGAAGAAACTGGCCAAGGGAGAAGTGTGGGTTGATTTCAAGAACTTCAAAGCAGGACATCCAGAGAAAGAGCCGATTCAATGA
- a CDS encoding DHH family phosphoesterase, translating to MSIDWKALRGALEEPQRFVITSHVRPDCDALGSELAMAAILRQLGKEVAIVNDSETPNHLQFIDPDNQIKQLGKDITSEEVLSGFDAFLVVDTSAWVQLGSMAELMQQFEGVKLVLDHHVSQDDLGGEMFKDPKCEATGRLVYEAAKDWGIPITQEMAFAMFTAIATDTGWFRFPSVSGDTYRAIGDLIDAGAVPSDVYGHLFEKERLQRVNLRGRILASAKVILEGRLAYSLATQQDFEETGATPSDTEDAINKTMAVSGVEAAILFIELPGGEGVKASFRSRSSLDVAKLAHQFGGGGHVAAAGALIKKPLDEVVSMLLKATEKAMG from the coding sequence ATGAGCATTGACTGGAAAGCCCTGCGAGGGGCGTTGGAAGAACCACAGCGATTTGTGATCACCAGCCACGTGCGTCCCGACTGCGATGCCCTGGGTAGTGAATTGGCGATGGCGGCGATCCTGCGGCAGCTTGGTAAAGAGGTCGCCATCGTCAACGATTCTGAAACGCCGAATCATCTGCAGTTCATCGACCCGGACAACCAGATCAAGCAGTTGGGGAAAGACATCACATCCGAAGAGGTGCTTTCCGGTTTCGACGCGTTTCTGGTCGTCGATACCAGCGCCTGGGTTCAGCTCGGGTCGATGGCCGAACTGATGCAACAGTTCGAAGGCGTGAAGCTGGTGCTCGATCATCACGTCAGCCAGGACGACCTGGGGGGCGAGATGTTCAAGGATCCCAAGTGTGAAGCGACCGGCCGACTCGTGTATGAAGCGGCCAAGGATTGGGGGATTCCGATCACCCAGGAAATGGCTTTCGCAATGTTCACCGCCATTGCAACCGACACAGGGTGGTTTCGATTTCCATCGGTCAGCGGCGACACCTATCGGGCGATCGGCGATCTGATCGACGCCGGCGCCGTGCCGAGCGACGTTTACGGGCACTTGTTCGAGAAAGAACGTCTGCAGCGGGTCAACTTGCGGGGCCGTATTCTGGCCAGCGCCAAGGTAATTCTTGAAGGACGTCTTGCTTATAGTTTGGCAACTCAGCAAGACTTCGAAGAAACAGGGGCTACCCCCAGTGACACGGAAGACGCGATCAATAAGACTATGGCCGTCTCCGGAGTTGAGGCTGCGATTCTCTTCATCGAATTGCCTGGCGGCGAGGGTGTGAAGGCCAGTTTCCGTAGCCGTTCTTCGCTCGATGTCGCGAAGCTCGCTCACCAATTTGGTGGTGGCGGGCACGTGGCGGCAGCGGGGGCGTTGATCAAGAAACCTCTGGACGAAGTCGTCTCGATGTTGCTGAAAGCGACCGAGAAGGCCATGGGCTAA
- a CDS encoding bifunctional riboflavin kinase/FAD synthetase produces MQLYRDLDSLSADFRGGALTIGNFDGVHLGHARIAQLIRQRADEVGGPAVVFTFDPHPVRLLRPELEPPPLTWTRRKVELLGKLGIDAVIAYPTTRDLLNLSPEAFFEQIVVQKMAAKAMVEGPNFNFGKDRAGDTNTLAELCHKHGMQLDILQPFTRPGETEFVSSSRIRKLVAAGDVKLAGEMLTEPYRIRGMVTHGAARGSQLGFPTANLEAVDTLVPAIGVYAGIGYRGDEMFAAAINIGPNPTFGEKARKIEVHMIGFQGSIYGEPLEVSFLNRLRDVISFSDVEALKKQLDIDVQTAIKTFDEYQATRDL; encoded by the coding sequence GTGCAACTTTATCGTGACCTGGATTCGCTTTCCGCAGACTTTCGAGGCGGCGCGCTAACGATCGGCAACTTCGATGGCGTCCACCTGGGGCACGCTCGGATTGCGCAGTTGATTCGCCAACGTGCCGACGAAGTGGGGGGACCCGCGGTCGTCTTCACCTTCGATCCGCATCCTGTTCGATTGCTTCGGCCGGAACTCGAACCACCTCCGCTGACCTGGACACGCCGTAAGGTCGAACTACTGGGCAAGCTCGGTATCGATGCCGTCATCGCTTATCCGACGACGCGTGATCTGTTGAATCTTTCGCCGGAAGCGTTCTTCGAGCAGATCGTCGTGCAGAAGATGGCTGCCAAGGCGATGGTCGAAGGCCCGAACTTCAATTTCGGCAAAGACCGCGCCGGCGATACCAACACCTTGGCCGAGCTGTGCCACAAGCACGGCATGCAGCTCGATATCTTACAGCCCTTTACCCGGCCTGGCGAAACCGAGTTCGTTTCTAGCAGCCGCATTCGTAAGCTGGTCGCTGCCGGCGATGTGAAGCTGGCCGGCGAGATGCTGACCGAACCTTACCGAATTCGTGGCATGGTCACGCATGGTGCCGCCCGCGGTTCGCAGCTTGGGTTCCCGACCGCAAATCTGGAAGCGGTCGATACGTTGGTTCCGGCGATTGGTGTCTACGCAGGCATCGGCTATCGCGGCGACGAGATGTTCGCCGCGGCGATCAACATCGGACCGAATCCAACCTTCGGCGAGAAGGCCCGTAAGATCGAAGTCCACATGATCGGTTTTCAAGGCTCGATTTATGGCGAACCACTCGAAGTCTCGTTCCTGAATCGGCTTCGCGATGTGATCAGCTTCTCGGATGTGGAAGCACTAAAGAAGCAGTTGGACATCGACGTCCAGACCGCGATCAAAACCTTTGACGAATACCAGGCAACCCGCGACCTGTGA
- a CDS encoding Gfo/Idh/MocA family oxidoreductase, whose protein sequence is MNRPETSSRRNFLKAAGTAAVVAGVATYVPRHVLGADGSPAANDKVNLGVIGFGNRCKYVMGGTLPHEDVRCVAIADVWSKHRADGKAMVDKHYGNSDCETLRDFRELLDRKDIDAVLIATGDRWHAAASILAAKAGKDVYSEKPCGITIEDCQQLADTITAEKKVFQAGTQRRSVPNFQKAVELLHSGKLGELQTMHASVYRPVLDNSWLPAQPQPSQEDVDWNLWLGPAAWRPFNLAYVQGKWRGQWDFDSGARLLDWGAHTVDLCQWANKADGTMPIEFDPYENGIHCRYENGVKLEIDFLDNPFGDRSPQYITRLGTCPVRFIGTEGWVETGDSGEIVCSSPALQKEITEDTSRVRGLDVASHSRNFLDCIRSRELTAANQNVMRKSHIACHAAAAAWIFDRKLAIDPQKETFINDADANGLISRADRNWNV, encoded by the coding sequence ATGAATCGTCCCGAGACTTCCTCTCGTCGTAACTTTCTGAAGGCCGCCGGAACGGCCGCGGTCGTGGCAGGCGTTGCCACGTATGTGCCTCGTCATGTGCTGGGTGCCGACGGCTCGCCGGCCGCAAATGACAAGGTAAACCTCGGCGTGATTGGTTTCGGCAATCGTTGCAAATACGTGATGGGGGGAACGCTGCCACATGAAGACGTTCGCTGCGTCGCTATCGCCGACGTTTGGTCGAAGCATCGTGCCGATGGCAAAGCGATGGTCGACAAGCACTATGGCAACTCCGATTGCGAAACGCTCCGCGACTTCCGCGAACTGCTCGATCGAAAAGATATCGACGCCGTGCTCATCGCGACGGGCGATCGATGGCATGCGGCGGCTTCGATTCTGGCGGCCAAGGCAGGCAAAGATGTCTACAGCGAAAAGCCGTGTGGCATTACCATTGAAGATTGTCAGCAGCTCGCCGACACGATCACTGCGGAGAAGAAAGTCTTTCAGGCTGGGACCCAGCGCCGCAGCGTTCCGAATTTTCAGAAAGCGGTCGAACTGCTTCACTCCGGTAAACTTGGCGAACTGCAAACAATGCACGCTTCGGTTTATCGACCGGTGCTCGACAACAGTTGGTTGCCAGCCCAGCCGCAGCCATCGCAGGAAGACGTCGATTGGAACCTGTGGCTCGGCCCTGCGGCCTGGCGTCCGTTCAACCTCGCTTACGTGCAAGGGAAGTGGCGTGGTCAGTGGGACTTCGATTCCGGGGCGCGACTGCTGGACTGGGGCGCCCATACGGTCGACCTTTGCCAATGGGCGAACAAAGCGGACGGGACGATGCCGATCGAGTTCGATCCTTACGAGAACGGTATCCACTGCCGTTACGAAAATGGCGTGAAGTTGGAGATCGACTTCCTTGATAACCCGTTCGGTGATCGTTCGCCGCAGTACATCACGCGACTCGGCACCTGCCCGGTTCGATTTATCGGAACGGAAGGCTGGGTCGAAACCGGCGACAGCGGCGAGATCGTTTGCTCGTCCCCTGCCCTGCAGAAAGAGATCACCGAAGATACTTCGCGCGTGCGTGGGCTCGATGTCGCCTCGCATTCGCGTAATTTCCTCGATTGCATTCGTTCGCGAGAGCTGACCGCGGCGAATCAAAACGTGATGCGGAAGTCGCACATTGCCTGTCACGCGGCGGCCGCGGCTTGGATCTTCGATCGCAAGCTGGCGATTGATCCGCAGAAAGAAACGTTCATCAACGATGCCGATGCCAACGGATTGATCTCCCGGGCGGATCGAAATTGGAACGTCTAA
- the larB gene encoding nickel pincer cofactor biosynthesis protein LarB — protein MSMKRHELERIAKQYRAGKVTLADFCLQVLQPKSEQLTDTTLDVDRARRCGFPEVVYGEGKSPETIARIFEAQKQRGDKSLATRIDAEKGAALKAAIPDGLYNEVARTFRTLSDESSWANVGLVTAGTSDLPVAEEARETLRWMGIEPVFIQDVGVAGPHRFTEQAHKLSECDAVIVVAGMEGALPSVVGGHLACPVIAVPTSVGYGASFQGVAALLGMLNSCASNVTVVNIDAGFKGAYLAGLISLRVHQAKPQTET, from the coding sequence ATGTCCATGAAACGCCACGAACTGGAACGTATCGCCAAGCAATATCGCGCAGGTAAGGTCACCCTGGCCGACTTTTGTTTGCAAGTGTTACAGCCCAAATCGGAACAACTCACCGACACCACACTCGATGTCGATCGTGCGCGACGCTGCGGGTTTCCTGAAGTGGTTTACGGTGAAGGCAAGTCCCCGGAAACGATTGCCCGTATCTTCGAGGCTCAAAAGCAACGGGGCGACAAGTCGCTGGCCACGCGTATCGATGCCGAGAAAGGTGCTGCCCTCAAAGCGGCAATTCCGGATGGCTTGTACAACGAGGTCGCCCGAACGTTCCGTACGTTGTCGGACGAATCGTCTTGGGCCAATGTCGGATTGGTGACCGCCGGCACCAGCGATCTGCCGGTCGCGGAAGAAGCCCGCGAGACGCTACGCTGGATGGGCATCGAACCGGTCTTCATTCAAGATGTCGGTGTCGCTGGACCGCATCGCTTTACCGAGCAGGCTCACAAGCTTAGCGAGTGCGACGCCGTGATCGTGGTGGCTGGCATGGAAGGCGCTTTGCCGAGCGTGGTGGGTGGCCATCTCGCTTGTCCTGTCATCGCGGTTCCGACCAGCGTTGGCTACGGTGCCAGCTTCCAGGGGGTTGCCGCGCTGCTGGGTATGTTGAACAGTTGTGCGTCGAACGTCACCGTCGTTAACATCGACGCCGGCTTTAAAGGGGCCTACCTCGCAGGCCTGATTTCGCTGCGAGTTCATCAGGCCAAACCTCAGACGGAAACCTAA
- a CDS encoding NAD(P)H-hydrate dehydratase yields the protein MTPAPLPEGLPIIPPRDSDSHKGTFGRALLVGGSLGMPGSISLSGRACLKGGAGLVTLAVPDAIINTVANFEAAYMTWSLPTDRDGRIPFHAKARLQEKLDPATCLGIGPGLGQSRGLTLLLSELFETFPRAMLIDADGLNLLAQSTCPLANAAGERIVTPHLGEFRRLVGKPHLEISAAKEAAIQLAAEQKVVVVLKGPQTLVTDGERQWHNPTGNPGLATGGSGDVLTGLITALLAQSLSAYDAAVLGVFLHGLAADIAVKQTSQPGLTATDLLDFLEDAWCDYSSRR from the coding sequence ATGACTCCAGCACCGCTGCCGGAAGGCCTCCCCATTATCCCGCCGCGTGATTCCGACTCGCATAAGGGAACCTTCGGTCGAGCGTTGCTGGTGGGCGGGTCGCTCGGTATGCCTGGCTCGATCAGTCTTTCTGGTCGAGCATGTCTGAAAGGTGGAGCAGGTCTGGTAACGCTGGCCGTTCCTGACGCGATCATCAACACGGTTGCCAACTTCGAGGCAGCCTACATGACGTGGAGCCTGCCGACCGATCGCGACGGACGCATTCCTTTTCATGCCAAAGCACGCCTGCAAGAGAAGCTCGATCCGGCCACGTGTCTAGGTATCGGACCTGGGCTGGGACAATCGCGTGGCTTGACACTTTTGCTCAGCGAATTGTTCGAGACCTTTCCGCGCGCGATGCTGATCGACGCGGATGGATTGAACTTGCTCGCTCAGTCTACGTGTCCACTCGCAAATGCTGCGGGAGAGCGCATCGTCACACCGCATTTAGGCGAGTTCCGAAGACTTGTCGGCAAGCCGCATTTAGAAATTTCAGCAGCAAAAGAGGCGGCAATTCAACTTGCGGCAGAGCAGAAAGTGGTGGTCGTTTTGAAAGGACCGCAGACGCTGGTCACCGACGGCGAGCGTCAATGGCACAATCCAACCGGCAATCCAGGACTGGCAACGGGCGGCTCGGGGGATGTGCTGACAGGATTGATCACAGCGCTGCTCGCTCAGTCACTTTCCGCCTATGACGCGGCGGTTCTAGGCGTTTTTCTCCATGGTTTGGCGGCTGATATTGCCGTGAAGCAAACATCACAGCCCGGTCTTACCGCGACCGATCTACTCGACTTTCTGGAAGACGCATGGTGCGACTACTCGTCGCGTCGATAA